A DNA window from Vigna unguiculata cultivar IT97K-499-35 chromosome 10, ASM411807v1, whole genome shotgun sequence contains the following coding sequences:
- the LOC114166255 gene encoding non-specific lipid-transfer protein 1-like yields MASMKCACVVALLCLVVATAPTAHAITCGQVTTSLASCINFLKNGGQVPPSCCAGVKSLNSAAKTTPDRQAVCNCLKSAAASISGFNANNAAILPGKCGVSIPYKISTSTNCATIKF; encoded by the exons ATGGCCAGCATGAAGTGTGCGTGCGTCGTTGCCCTGCTGTGCTTGGTGGTTGCCACGGCACCCACGGCACATGCCATCACGTGCGGCCAGGTCACCACTTCCCTGGCTTCATGCATCAATTTCCTGAAGAACGGTGGGCAGGTGCCGCCGTCATGCTGCGCCGGAGTGAAGTCCCTCAACTCCGCCGCAAAGACCACCCCCGACCGCCAGGCCGTCTGCAACTGCCTCAAAAGCGCCGCCGCCAGCATCTCTGGATTCAATGCTAACAACGCAGCCATACTCCCGGGCAAGTGTGGCGTCAGCATCCCCTACAAGATCAGCACCTCCACCAACTGCGCCac TATCAAGTTTTGA